DNA sequence from the Perognathus longimembris pacificus isolate PPM17 unplaced genomic scaffold, ASM2315922v1 HiC_scaffold_4564, whole genome shotgun sequence genome:
TGATGCAGTTAGCACATGTACCAGAAGGAATGTGAAGGCTAAAAGTCCACTGAGGGTTTGAGTAGGGCAAAGGCCTCCAAGTTTTGGCCTCGGGCCTGAATTGCAGTTCCTTCATCAGGTGAAGGCATCCTGTTGTGTTCCAGGAGAGCAAGAATACACTGAGGCACaatttaaggtgggaaggggatttacaaagggattttatttacaatctgagaccaggaaccagagccaccctccacctcctagcGCTTGCCTGTGACTACCTTGttctgggttagttacccagtaCCCAGACCTGAGTCCTGACTTAACCTCTGAACTtccaccttaatttctaaccacctcagcctcccggactccaaacctccagaggaccAAGCAACCATCCTCTAGGATCCTCTCCTCAAGTTTTAAGCCTCAAGCCCGCCCCTCACCCCTGGTCTTAGGCTTCTATGCTGGCCCCAGGTTTCCGACCCTCCCTCAGGGCCCAGGTTTCGGACCCTCCCTCAGGCCCCAGGTTGCTGACCCTCCCTCAGACCTCAGGTTTCGGACCCTCCCTCAGGCCCAAGGTTTCCGACCCTCTCTCAGGCCTCAGGGTTCGgaccctccctcaggcctcaggcttcagtcgGTTCTGCCCATTCCTCTGGCCGGTCTGGTACAGCTCCACTCCTCTTCCGGTCGCCCTGGTTCGCCTCACCGCTCTACCcagcttctcctcctctcctcctcctcctgctcttgtcTTCCTCTGACCAGACGGGCTCTGCTGCTCCCCTCGTTGCCAGTCTGGACTCtggcttcttccctttcctctctgtctccttccccctcctatcCCCAAGTACTCCCCTCTAATTTCCCCACACCAGCAGTGCaggggtggagcttccggtcccatCAACATAGGGCGGGATCTCCTCCTTCTGCAGTGGGGCGTGGCCATCACACCAACGTGGGCCAATGCCAATGACCATCCTATTCCTTCAAGTTTCCTATTCACTctatctttcctgcccagctgcaaAACCCAGACAAATGGGTGAGAATTTCATTTGAGTCTTGCCAGGCCTCAGGTAAGAAacacttcctccccctccctcccacccccccactctGCACCATGACGCTGAAATTGGCAATCGAGCAACCTTGGAAGCATCGCGAGACAGAGAACGCGAGGACAGCCAAGGCCCAGGCGCATAAGTAGCCGTCCCTCGGTCCTGGGCTCGCACACTGCCGGCCTGACCAGCTCGGGCGGAGGTCGTCTCTGCCAGCTGCGCAGTCCAGTCAGAGTCGCCCAGGAGGGAAGAAGGTGTTCTGGCTCGTGGTCCTTGCGCCTCGTTTGGGATTCATCGAGTTTGGGAAGCACTGCCGCTGGGGTCGACATGTCGGTGCCAAGCGCGCTCGTGAAGCGGCCTCCTCTCCAGTGCACGGCTGGGGCCGTCCTGGCTCGCAATGAGAAAGGTGAGCTTTCGATGGAGAGAGTGAAGGTGAAACGCTATGTATCCGGAAAGAGGCCACACTACGCCCCTCTGGAGTCCTCAGATGAGGaagaatttcaggtcctaaagCGAGCCAGAGAACGAgccacagagcctgaggagcagGACGAGGACTCATCTAGTGACCCTCGTGTGCGGCGCTTACGAAACCGGATCAGGGAAGATGTGGAAGCCAGATTGGCTCGACATCGGGAAACAGTGGAACCTGAAGTGGTAGGAGAAAGTGACTCCAAAGTCCAGGGAGATGATTGTcacatggaaggagaagacagcagtgaaggagaggaggaagaaatgcaTGATGAGGAAATAGAACGGCGCCGTGGCCTGATGTGCCAGCgagcacaggaaagaagaaaggaagagatggatGTCATGGAGGTGGAAAAGGAAGGACGTGCTGGGGAAGAGTCGGAATCAGACTCTGAATACGAAGAGTACACAGACAGTGAAGACGAGATGGAGCCTCGCCTGAAGCCAGTCTTCATTCGAAAGGAGGACCGAGTGACAGgtcaagaacatgaggcccaagCCCTAAAACAGAGGGAGTTGGAGCAGGAAGCTAAACGCGTGGCTGAGGAGAGGCGCAAGTACACACTCAAGATTGTCGAAGCAGAGACCAAGAAAGAGCTCCAGGAGAACACACGGTCCCTGGCCGCCCTGGATGCTCTAAACACTGATGATGAAAACCAGGAGGATGACTATGAGGCGTGGAAAGTTCGAGAGCTCAAAAGAATCAAGAGGGACCGAGAAGACCGAGCAgcacttgaaaaggaaaaagcagaaattCGACGCATGCGAAACCTGACTGAGGAAGAGAGACAAGCTGAGCTTCGGGCAAATGGGAAAGTCATCACCAACAAAGCTGTGAAAGGCAAATACAAGTTTTTACAGAAGTATTATCACCGAGGTGCCTTCTTCATGGATGAGGATGAAGAACTATACAAGAGAGATTTCAGCTCACCGACCCTTGAGGATCATTTTGACAAAACGATCCTTCCCAAAGTCATGCAGGTCAAGAACTTTGGACGTTCTGGTCGTACCAAATATACACACCTTGTGGATCAAGACACCACTTCCTTTGACTCAGGATGGGGTCAAGACAGTGCCCTGAACAGAAAGTTCTTTAAACAGAAGGCAGCTGGATTATGAGATGTTATTTGAGCGACCATCAGCCCAGAAGTGGAGAACGACCTAAGATCCAACTATATTCCAACTGTGGACACAAGGACTCAACATCTGGTCCTTGGTTTCCTTTTAACATCCTTTATGTGGTTCTTGTATGCAGCCTACTGGAATAACTACCCCCCTGTGCTTCTGGGCTGCCTAGTCTTTGAAGGTGTTTGGTGAGGTCTGGACTCCTATTGAGAAACCCACAGAAAAGTACTATCCAGATAGGCTTAGAGTCTTACAACTTGAGAAATCCTGTTTCTCTCTGTGACTTCCCAAATTTACTTAGGACTGTTTCAGGTTTTTCTCTAGCACCTTGTCTTGAGTCAGTGAACATGTAAGTGGACAGTGTATTACTTCTACCTGAGGGTTAGGAGTACTTATTAATCTCTGCTCACTGAAATCTGTTGTGCATTTTTGGGTAGAGTCAACTTTTCTAAGTGAATATACTTTGTGATTCATCTGAGATGTATATATGTGTCAAATAAaagtcaaacattaaaaaaaacatattaagcaCAGTGTCAAAAGTCTTCCTATGAAGAAGCTATGTCACCTCCTGAGATGACTTAGGTCTGCAGGTGACCAGGTCAAGGCTTGTCCAACTTCCGGCAGACTTAAAAGCATTGTGTACTGAGCAGGAAAGGAGTGTTTATTCCTGGGGACAAAGTCCTAGTCACTGAAGACACATGCCCTCTGGTGTACCCAGATTCTTGTAAACTGGAGGGGAACCACTCAAG
Encoded proteins:
- the LOC125344861 gene encoding microfibrillar-associated protein 1-like, whose product is MSVPSALVKRPPLQCTAGAVLARNEKGELSMERVKVKRYVSGKRPHYAPLESSDEEEFQVLKRARERATEPEEQDEDSSSDPRVRRLRNRIREDVEARLARHRETVEPEVVGESDSKVQGDDCHMEGEDSSEGEEEEMHDEEIERRRGLMCQRAQERRKEEMDVMEVEKEGRAGEESESDSEYEEYTDSEDEMEPRLKPVFIRKEDRVTGQEHEAQALKQRELEQEAKRVAEERRKYTLKIVEAETKKELQENTRSLAALDALNTDDENQEDDYEAWKVRELKRIKRDREDRAALEKEKAEIRRMRNLTEEERQAELRANGKVITNKAVKGKYKFLQKYYHRGAFFMDEDEELYKRDFSSPTLEDHFDKTILPKVMQVKNFGRSGRTKYTHLVDQDTTSFDSGWGQDSALNRKFFKQKAAGL